In Halobaculum sp. XH14, a single genomic region encodes these proteins:
- a CDS encoding aminopeptidase has product MDPRIREHAEIIVDHSIDLGAGDDLVVQLPSEAADLAVAVHELAGDRGANPVLLNNDDRATRAFLRAGDDEFETPEHRRALYEEADAFVIARSGGNVAEKSDVDPETTAAYNRAMRPVQRERLSKRWCLTQYPTRGHAQLAGMSTDAYENFVWDAVSLDWEAQGEFQQQLVDLLNDADEVRIRSGEGTDLTMSIAGNTAINDVGEENLPGGEVFTAPVKESVTGEVHFDMPLYRQGREIEDVRLRFEDGRVESFSAGRNEAVLAGVFDTDEAARYLGELGIGMNRAIDRLTYNMLFDEKMGDTVHMAVGSAYPETVGEGNEVNESAEHVDMIVDMSEDSVIELDGEVVQRDGTFTFEERD; this is encoded by the coding sequence ATGGATCCGCGAATCCGGGAGCACGCAGAGATCATCGTCGACCACTCGATCGACCTGGGGGCGGGCGACGACCTCGTCGTCCAGTTGCCGAGCGAGGCAGCCGACCTCGCGGTCGCCGTCCACGAACTCGCGGGCGACCGCGGCGCGAACCCGGTACTCCTGAACAACGACGACCGCGCGACGCGGGCGTTCCTCCGCGCCGGCGACGACGAGTTCGAGACGCCCGAGCACCGGCGGGCGCTGTACGAGGAGGCCGACGCGTTCGTCATCGCACGTTCGGGCGGCAACGTCGCCGAGAAGTCGGACGTCGACCCCGAAACGACCGCGGCGTACAACCGGGCGATGCGTCCCGTCCAGCGGGAGCGACTCTCGAAGCGCTGGTGTCTCACCCAGTACCCGACGCGGGGCCACGCCCAGCTGGCGGGCATGAGCACGGACGCGTACGAGAACTTCGTCTGGGACGCGGTGTCGCTGGACTGGGAGGCCCAGGGCGAGTTCCAGCAACAACTGGTCGACCTGCTGAACGACGCCGACGAGGTCCGGATCCGGTCGGGCGAGGGAACCGACCTCACGATGTCGATCGCCGGCAACACCGCGATCAACGACGTCGGCGAGGAGAACCTGCCCGGCGGCGAGGTGTTCACGGCCCCGGTGAAGGAGTCGGTGACCGGCGAGGTCCACTTCGACATGCCGCTGTACCGGCAGGGCCGCGAGATCGAGGACGTCCGCCTCCGCTTCGAGGACGGGCGGGTCGAGTCGTTCTCGGCCGGGCGCAACGAGGCGGTGCTCGCGGGCGTGTTCGACACCGACGAGGCCGCCCGCTACCTCGGCGAACTCGGCATCGGGATGAACCGCGCCATCGACCGGCTCACCTACAACATGCTGTTCGACGAGAAGATGGGCGATACGGTCCACATGGCGGTCGGCAGCGCGTACCCGGAGACCGTCGGCGAGGGCAACGAGGTGAACGAGTCCGCGGAGCACGTGGACATGATCGTCGACATGAGCGAGGACTCGGTCATCGAACTCGACGGCGAGGTCGTCCAGCGGGACGGAACGTTCACGTTCGAGGAGCGGGACTGA
- a CDS encoding YihY/virulence factor BrkB family protein, which produces MSTQLRARASRTVAVLGRVARTTSDRDVTFLAAGVAYYAFVSLLPTVVLVFVLATAVGQQQLVAAVVDGSAGVLTEAGQQFVIEALASGAGRGGTTVFSVLLAVWGSLKVFRGIDTAFEEIYGASDSSSFVGRLRDSLVVAVSIGASFLLMLALGGVLAVVDLGFGLGILSFFVLPAVLTAAFLPMYYFFPNVDVSVREVLPGAVFAGVGWTLLQALFQVYVGYQGSAGSGPQVYGAIGAVLLLVTWLYLGGMVLLVGVVLNVTLASEGRSGVDHDEDRGRGELVGDGSGLGAPAGHDGSTAPHDPTDRHGKGDPGRRRSRMSGDDTDEPAPDIAELDRRVAALRADLDDIDGRTVEKPALESELKRYVRGRMRRGHARGWGPYLVLLYGVVLTLGAFRWLEGLVAIAAMLILFLSTLGLYTLFLIVGVGLNLLDVPGKALDAVRARR; this is translated from the coding sequence GTGTCAACGCAGCTCCGGGCCAGAGCTTCGCGGACAGTCGCCGTCCTCGGCCGGGTGGCCCGGACGACGAGCGATCGGGACGTCACCTTCCTCGCGGCGGGCGTCGCCTACTACGCGTTCGTCTCGTTGCTCCCGACGGTCGTCCTCGTGTTCGTGCTGGCGACCGCGGTCGGCCAGCAGCAGCTCGTCGCGGCCGTCGTCGACGGCAGCGCCGGCGTCCTCACCGAGGCCGGCCAGCAGTTCGTCATCGAGGCGCTGGCCAGCGGGGCGGGACGGGGCGGCACCACCGTCTTCAGCGTCCTGCTCGCCGTCTGGGGCTCCCTGAAGGTGTTCCGGGGCATCGACACCGCGTTCGAGGAGATCTACGGCGCGAGCGACTCCAGTTCGTTCGTCGGGCGGCTCCGGGACTCGCTCGTCGTCGCGGTGAGCATCGGCGCGAGCTTCCTCCTCATGCTCGCGCTCGGGGGCGTCCTCGCCGTCGTCGACCTGGGATTCGGGCTCGGCATCTTGAGCTTCTTCGTCCTCCCGGCCGTCCTGACGGCCGCGTTCCTCCCGATGTACTACTTCTTCCCGAACGTGGACGTGAGCGTCCGCGAGGTGCTCCCCGGCGCAGTGTTCGCCGGGGTGGGCTGGACGCTGCTCCAGGCGCTGTTCCAGGTGTACGTCGGGTACCAGGGGAGCGCCGGGAGCGGCCCGCAGGTGTACGGCGCGATCGGCGCGGTGCTGCTGCTCGTAACGTGGCTCTACCTCGGCGGGATGGTCCTCCTCGTCGGCGTCGTCCTGAACGTGACGCTCGCGTCGGAGGGCCGTTCCGGCGTCGACCACGACGAGGATCGGGGGCGTGGCGAGCTCGTCGGCGACGGGAGCGGCCTCGGCGCCCCGGCCGGGCACGACGGGTCGACCGCCCCCCACGACCCGACGGACCGGCACGGTAAAGGGGACCCCGGACGACGCCGGTCACGTATGAGCGGGGACGATACCGACGAGCCCGCACCCGACATCGCCGAGCTGGACCGCCGGGTCGCGGCGCTGCGGGCCGACCTCGACGACATCGACGGCCGGACCGTCGAGAAGCCGGCCCTCGAGTCGGAGCTGAAGCGGTACGTCCGCGGCCGGATGCGCCGGGGGCACGCACGCGGCTGGGGCCCGTACCTCGTGCTGCTGTACGGCGTCGTTCTGACGCTCGGCGCGTTCAGGTGGCTGGAGGGGCTCGTCGCCATCGCCGCGATGCTCATCCTGTTCCTCTCGACGCTCGGACTGTACACCCTGTTCCTCATCGTCGGAGTGGGGCTGAACCTCCTCGACGTCCCGGGCAAGGCGCTCGACGCCGTCCGGGCGAGGCGGTGA
- a CDS encoding DUF460 domain-containing protein produces the protein MNARTSVLDSLVYGVDVQSGDIRGDAPSYALVAFDGETLERDVVSHRKLRRRIDAEGPALVATDNMYELAEDKDALVHFLRALPAETSLVQVTGDERPEPLSRVAARHGVPYGKDPMKEAEAAARLAAANVGYAVRAFADTTTVKVSRGRSTGKGGWSEDRYTRRIHGNVKRRAREVEDALEGASLEFEMDVKEQYGGYGNAVFTVEAPPADIPVSRNRSGDTRVEIERERRDGVEFEPLAKRRDHVVVGIDPGTTTAAAVLDLDGNALDVVSTRTADTAEVIEWLVERGRPVVVAADVTPMPETVEKFRRSFDAAGWAPERDLPVDDKLHRTEDVAYDNDHERDALAAALFAFDDHEDQFERITHKTPAGIERGEVIARVVAGEESVEAALAELSDDPEDEGAEESDHEPRELTEQEERIRDLEARVERLQEHAEDLKADRAEKDDRIAELEDELTEARRESRREARRDREVTRLRRENDRLEREKDDAEARAEELSDKLDRLKALWKLDHDDFADVAEGRDLVPVKVVEQFTKAALDHAEEQFGLAAGDVVYLRDASGAGRATAERLADVEPRAVLRSGGLSDAADAVLFEHEVPVGPAADVQVQEVDELAVARESDVEALVADWADRAEEREREQTADMVDEIISEHRASGAE, from the coding sequence GTGAACGCCCGGACGAGCGTGCTCGACTCCCTCGTCTACGGGGTCGACGTGCAGAGCGGTGACATCCGGGGCGACGCGCCCTCCTACGCCCTGGTGGCCTTCGACGGCGAGACGCTGGAACGCGACGTGGTGAGCCACCGCAAGCTCAGACGGCGCATCGACGCCGAGGGGCCGGCGCTCGTCGCCACCGACAACATGTACGAACTGGCCGAGGACAAGGACGCTCTCGTCCACTTCCTCCGCGCGCTCCCCGCCGAGACGTCGCTCGTGCAGGTGACCGGCGACGAACGGCCCGAGCCCCTCTCGCGGGTCGCGGCCCGCCACGGCGTCCCGTACGGGAAGGACCCGATGAAGGAGGCCGAGGCGGCCGCCAGGCTCGCGGCCGCGAACGTCGGCTACGCGGTGCGCGCGTTCGCCGACACGACGACCGTCAAGGTCTCGCGCGGCCGCTCGACCGGCAAGGGCGGGTGGAGCGAGGACCGCTACACCCGGCGCATCCACGGGAACGTGAAGCGGCGCGCCCGCGAGGTCGAGGACGCGCTGGAGGGGGCGAGCCTGGAGTTCGAGATGGACGTGAAAGAGCAGTACGGCGGCTACGGCAACGCGGTCTTCACCGTCGAAGCGCCGCCGGCGGACATCCCCGTCTCGCGGAACCGCTCGGGCGACACCCGGGTCGAGATCGAGCGGGAGCGGCGCGACGGCGTTGAGTTCGAGCCGCTCGCCAAGCGCCGCGACCACGTCGTCGTCGGCATCGACCCGGGGACGACCACGGCGGCGGCCGTCCTCGACCTCGACGGGAACGCCCTCGACGTCGTCTCGACCAGGACCGCCGACACGGCCGAGGTCATCGAGTGGCTCGTCGAGCGGGGCCGACCCGTCGTCGTCGCCGCGGACGTGACCCCGATGCCCGAAACGGTCGAGAAGTTCCGCCGGTCGTTCGACGCCGCCGGCTGGGCGCCCGAGCGCGATCTGCCGGTGGACGACAAGCTCCACCGGACCGAGGACGTCGCCTACGACAACGACCACGAGCGGGACGCCCTGGCGGCGGCGCTGTTCGCCTTCGACGACCACGAGGATCAGTTCGAACGGATCACGCACAAGACCCCGGCTGGGATCGAGCGCGGGGAGGTGATCGCCAGGGTCGTCGCCGGCGAGGAGTCCGTCGAGGCGGCGCTGGCGGAGCTGAGCGACGACCCCGAGGACGAGGGGGCCGAGGAGTCCGACCACGAGCCGCGGGAACTCACCGAGCAGGAGGAGCGGATCCGCGACCTGGAAGCCCGGGTCGAGCGCCTGCAGGAGCACGCCGAGGACTTGAAAGCGGATCGGGCGGAGAAGGACGACCGCATCGCGGAACTCGAGGACGAACTCACCGAGGCCAGACGCGAGTCGCGCCGCGAGGCGCGGCGCGACCGCGAGGTGACGCGCCTCCGGCGCGAGAACGACCGGCTGGAGCGGGAGAAGGACGACGCCGAGGCGCGCGCCGAGGAGCTGTCGGACAAGCTCGACCGGCTGAAGGCGCTCTGGAAGCTGGACCACGACGACTTCGCGGACGTGGCCGAGGGCCGCGACCTCGTGCCCGTGAAGGTGGTCGAGCAGTTCACCAAGGCCGCGCTCGACCACGCGGAAGAACAGTTCGGCCTCGCCGCCGGCGACGTGGTGTACCTCCGGGACGCGTCCGGCGCGGGCCGGGCGACCGCCGAACGGCTCGCCGACGTCGAGCCGCGGGCGGTGCTCCGCAGCGGCGGGCTCTCGGACGCCGCCGACGCGGTGCTGTTCGAGCACGAGGTGCCGGTCGGGCCGGCCGCCGACGTGCAGGTTCAGGAGGTGGACGAACTCGCGGTCGCCCGCGAGAGCGACGTGGAGGCGCTCGTCGCGGACTGGGCGGACCGGGCCGAGGAGCGCGAGCGGGAGCAGACCGCCGACATGGTGGACGAGATCATCTCCGAGCACAGGGCGAGCGGCGCGGAGTGA
- the ilvA gene encoding threonine ammonia-lyase: protein MTVDVTAIRAARERFATDIVRETPIERSRSLSELSGADVRLKMEHLQRTGSFKTRGASNKLSRVAEAGEAERVVAASAGNHAQGVALAAAHEGIPSTIVMPKTAPQMKVNATRGYGAEVVLHGAGFQDALAHAEELADEPGSLFVHAYDDPDIVAGQGTLGLEIAEQVPDVDAVVVPIGGGGLISGIATALAAVAPDVRVVGVQAEEAATVPESLDKGEPVGVDETRTIADGIATGGISELTYGLIEEHVDEVVTVSDDEISHAILTLLQRAKQLVEGAGATSVAGMLSPDLDVTDETVVPVLCGGNIDMSMLQTVLTHAMTDRDQLLRLRVRIDDEPGEMARLSDRIAAEGANIRHVRHDRAVEDLRVGEAYLVFRVVTSGREHASGIISAVRDQGYEVERVN, encoded by the coding sequence ATGACCGTCGACGTCACCGCCATCCGGGCCGCCCGGGAGCGGTTCGCCACCGACATCGTCCGCGAGACGCCGATCGAACGCTCCCGCTCGCTCTCGGAACTGAGCGGCGCGGACGTGCGCCTCAAGATGGAGCACCTCCAGCGCACCGGCTCGTTCAAGACCCGCGGCGCGTCGAACAAGCTCTCCCGGGTCGCGGAGGCGGGCGAGGCCGAGCGCGTCGTCGCCGCCAGCGCGGGCAACCACGCCCAGGGCGTCGCGCTCGCGGCCGCCCACGAGGGAATCCCCTCGACCATCGTGATGCCGAAGACGGCCCCGCAGATGAAGGTGAACGCCACCCGCGGGTACGGCGCGGAGGTCGTCCTCCACGGCGCGGGCTTCCAGGACGCGCTCGCCCACGCCGAGGAACTGGCCGACGAGCCGGGGAGCCTGTTCGTCCACGCCTACGACGACCCCGACATCGTCGCCGGCCAGGGGACGCTCGGGCTCGAGATCGCCGAACAGGTACCCGACGTTGACGCCGTCGTCGTGCCCATCGGGGGTGGCGGGCTCATCTCGGGTATCGCGACCGCGCTCGCCGCCGTCGCGCCCGACGTCCGCGTCGTCGGCGTGCAGGCCGAGGAGGCCGCGACGGTCCCGGAGAGCCTCGACAAGGGCGAGCCGGTCGGCGTCGACGAGACCCGGACCATCGCCGACGGCATCGCCACCGGCGGCATCTCGGAGCTGACCTACGGACTCATCGAGGAACACGTCGACGAGGTGGTGACCGTCAGCGACGACGAGATCTCCCACGCCATCCTCACGCTGCTCCAGCGGGCGAAACAGCTCGTCGAGGGCGCGGGCGCGACCTCCGTCGCGGGGATGCTCTCGCCCGACCTCGACGTGACCGACGAGACGGTCGTCCCGGTGCTGTGTGGCGGTAACATCGACATGTCGATGCTCCAGACGGTGCTCACCCACGCGATGACCGACCGGGACCAGCTCCTCCGGCTCCGGGTCCGCATCGACGACGAGCCCGGCGAGATGGCGCGCCTGTCCGACCGCATCGCCGCGGAGGGCGCGAACATCCGGCACGTCCGACACGACCGCGCGGTCGAGGACCTCCGCGTCGGCGAGGCGTACCTCGTGTTCCGGGTCGTCACCAGCGGCCGCGAGCACGCGAGCGGGATCATCTCGGCGGTCCGCGACCAGGGGTACGAGGTCGAACGCGTCAACTGA
- the lrp gene encoding HTH-type transcriptional regulator Lrp, with translation MTYENLDAKLVNALLGNGRASLRSLGEDLDVSVTTVSNHLRDLEEEGVIEGYTPRVNYDKLGYDVTAIVQLKVEGEALPEIVDRLEDQKQMVSVYEVTGDYDVIAIGKFTDTDEMNEGIKGLLADADIRETNTSVVLNTVVENGQFDLDVE, from the coding sequence ATGACGTACGAAAACCTCGACGCGAAACTCGTCAACGCACTGCTCGGAAACGGTCGCGCCAGCCTCCGGAGCCTGGGCGAGGACCTGGACGTCTCGGTGACGACCGTCTCGAACCACCTCCGCGACCTGGAGGAGGAGGGCGTCATCGAGGGGTACACGCCCCGCGTGAACTACGACAAGCTCGGCTACGACGTCACCGCCATCGTCCAGTTGAAGGTCGAGGGCGAGGCGCTCCCGGAGATCGTGGACCGGCTCGAGGACCAGAAGCAGATGGTGTCGGTGTACGAGGTGACGGGCGATTACGACGTCATCGCCATCGGCAAGTTCACCGACACCGACGAGATGAACGAGGGCATCAAGGGCCTGCTCGCGGACGCGGACATCCGCGAGACGAACACCTCCGTCGTGTTGAACACCGTCGTCGAGAACGGCCAGTTCGACCTCGACGTGGAGTAA
- the glnA gene encoding type I glutamate--ammonia ligase yields the protein MTDENAVTDGGLSADEQRVLDEIEEKGVDFLRLQFTDILGTVKNVSIPASQAEKAFSEGIYFDGSSIDGFVRIQESDMRLKPDPATFAVLPWRTRENDGGGAARLICDVINTSTGEPFEGDPRRVLKDVLDRAAEMGFEVNAAPEPEFFLFEEDEDGRATTTTNDAGGYFDLAPKDLASDVRRDIIYGLESMGFEIEASHHEVAEGQHEINFEYDDALSTADNVGTFRTVVRAIAAQHDLHATFMPKPIPRINGSGMHTHISLFTEDGENAFHDGDDEFDLSETAKQFTAGILEHAPAIAAVTNPTVNSYKRLVPGYEAPVYVAWSDRNRSALIRKPAARVPAASRIEARFPDPSCNPYLAFAALISAGLDGIERELDCDDPIRENIYEFDEAKREEYGIETLPSNLGEAIDALGEDEVVQDALGEHVSEKFVEAKTAEYDEYRVEVSEWELDQYLETF from the coding sequence ATGACGGACGAAAACGCGGTTACTGACGGCGGGCTCAGTGCGGACGAACAGCGGGTCCTCGACGAGATCGAGGAGAAGGGCGTCGACTTCCTCCGGCTCCAGTTCACCGACATCCTGGGGACGGTGAAGAACGTCTCCATCCCGGCCTCCCAGGCCGAAAAGGCGTTCAGCGAGGGGATCTACTTCGACGGCTCCTCCATCGACGGGTTCGTCAGGATCCAGGAGTCGGACATGCGGCTCAAACCCGACCCGGCGACGTTCGCCGTGCTCCCGTGGCGCACCCGCGAGAACGACGGCGGCGGCGCCGCACGGCTCATCTGTGACGTCATCAACACCTCGACGGGCGAGCCGTTCGAGGGCGATCCCCGGCGCGTCCTGAAGGACGTCCTCGACCGGGCCGCGGAGATGGGTTTCGAGGTCAACGCCGCGCCGGAGCCGGAATTCTTCCTCTTCGAGGAGGACGAGGACGGCCGCGCGACCACGACGACCAACGACGCCGGCGGCTACTTCGACCTCGCGCCGAAGGACCTCGCGAGCGACGTGCGCCGTGACATCATCTACGGCCTGGAGTCGATGGGCTTCGAGATCGAGGCGTCCCACCACGAGGTCGCCGAGGGCCAGCACGAGATCAACTTCGAGTACGACGACGCGCTCTCGACGGCCGACAACGTCGGCACGTTCCGGACGGTCGTCCGGGCAATCGCCGCCCAGCACGACCTGCACGCGACGTTCATGCCGAAACCCATCCCGCGCATCAACGGCTCGGGCATGCACACGCACATCTCGCTTTTCACCGAGGACGGCGAGAACGCGTTCCACGACGGTGACGACGAGTTCGACCTGAGCGAGACGGCAAAGCAGTTCACCGCGGGCATCCTCGAACACGCGCCCGCGATCGCGGCCGTCACGAACCCGACGGTGAACAGCTACAAGCGGCTCGTGCCGGGCTATGAAGCGCCCGTCTACGTGGCGTGGTCCGACCGGAACCGCTCGGCGCTCATCCGCAAGCCGGCCGCGCGCGTCCCGGCGGCCTCGCGCATCGAGGCGCGCTTCCCGGACCCGTCGTGCAACCCGTACCTCGCGTTCGCCGCGCTCATCAGCGCCGGGCTCGACGGCATCGAGCGGGAGCTCGACTGCGACGACCCGATCCGCGAGAACATCTACGAGTTCGACGAGGCCAAGCGCGAGGAGTACGGCATCGAGACGCTGCCCTCGAACCTCGGCGAGGCGATCGACGCGCTCGGGGAGGACGAGGTCGTCCAGGACGCGCTGGGCGAGCACGTCAGCGAGAAGTTCGTCGAGGCGAAGACGGCCGAGTACGACGAGTACCGCGTCGAGGTCTCCGAGTGGGAGCTCGACCAGTACCTCGAGACGTTCTGA
- a CDS encoding tRNA (guanine(26)-N(2))-dimethyltransferase, producing MEIEEGGVTVEIEDARDGASEGRTDDVFYNPEMELNRDVTVATLRAYADREGRAETYLDAMAASGVRGTRAAAEGWAVTCADVEPESVELAARNLADYDGCEAVERDANALLHADFFDVVDVDPYGSPIPFADAAVAGTRNLLCVTATDTAPLCGAHFDAGVRRYSTVPRNTDYHPEMGLRVLLSALVRRAASRDKAATPVCSHVSRHYARTYLELDASASAANDRLDDLGHVHHCQDCLEREHEYGLHADPPEACPHCGSNRLVIAGPLWLGRVADPEFADSVREHVTDDMGTAKRARKLLETVSDELDTPTHYDQHRLCELWNRPASGMDEFVETLRSAGFDASRAHYAGTALKSDATIAEMREATADLG from the coding sequence ATGGAGATCGAGGAAGGGGGCGTCACGGTCGAGATCGAGGACGCCCGCGACGGGGCCAGCGAGGGGCGCACCGACGACGTGTTCTACAACCCCGAGATGGAGCTAAACCGGGACGTCACCGTCGCCACGCTCCGCGCGTACGCCGACCGCGAGGGGCGGGCCGAGACGTACCTCGACGCGATGGCCGCCTCGGGCGTCCGGGGCACCCGCGCCGCCGCCGAAGGCTGGGCGGTCACCTGCGCCGACGTCGAACCCGAGTCCGTCGAACTCGCGGCCCGGAACCTCGCCGACTACGACGGCTGCGAGGCGGTCGAGCGCGACGCGAACGCGCTGCTCCACGCCGACTTCTTCGACGTGGTCGACGTCGACCCGTACGGCTCGCCGATACCGTTCGCCGACGCCGCGGTCGCCGGCACCCGGAACCTGCTGTGTGTCACCGCGACGGACACGGCGCCCCTGTGTGGCGCGCACTTCGACGCCGGCGTCCGTCGCTACTCGACGGTCCCCCGGAACACGGACTACCACCCGGAGATGGGCCTCCGAGTCCTGCTCTCGGCGCTCGTCCGTCGCGCCGCCAGTCGGGACAAGGCGGCCACGCCCGTCTGCTCGCACGTCTCGCGCCACTACGCCCGGACGTACCTCGAACTCGACGCGTCGGCCTCCGCGGCGAACGACCGGCTCGACGACCTCGGACACGTCCACCACTGCCAGGACTGTCTCGAACGCGAGCACGAGTACGGCCTCCACGCGGACCCGCCCGAGGCCTGCCCTCACTGCGGGTCGAACCGCCTCGTCATCGCGGGTCCACTCTGGCTCGGCCGGGTCGCCGACCCCGAGTTCGCCGACTCCGTCCGCGAACACGTCACCGACGATATGGGCACCGCAAAACGCGCCAGGAAGCTGCTCGAGACGGTTTCCGACGAACTCGACACGCCGACCCACTACGACCAGCACCGGCTCTGTGAACTGTGGAACCGGCCGGCCTCGGGGATGGACGAGTTCGTGGAAACCCTGCGAAGCGCCGGCTTCGACGCCAGCCGCGCCCACTACGCCGGCACCGCGCTGAAGAGCGACGCGACGATCGCGGAGATGCGGGAGGCGACCGCCGACCTGGGGTAA
- a CDS encoding HalOD1 output domain-containing protein, with protein sequence MPDQNETDDEPSTAPYRYLHEFDPETESARTELLRAVAAVDDTVPTELPLLADAVDPDALETLFTADETGRSRLTEGHLAFEYAGYHVRITTDGTLAIEAERYVFVD encoded by the coding sequence ATGCCGGACCAGAACGAAACCGACGACGAGCCCTCAACCGCACCGTACCGCTACTTGCACGAGTTCGACCCGGAGACCGAATCCGCGAGGACGGAACTGCTCCGGGCGGTCGCCGCCGTCGACGACACCGTCCCCACCGAGTTGCCGCTCCTCGCGGACGCCGTCGACCCGGACGCGCTCGAGACCCTCTTCACCGCGGATGAAACCGGGAGGTCTCGCCTCACCGAGGGGCACCTCGCGTTCGAGTACGCGGGCTATCACGTCCGGATCACGACGGACGGAACCCTCGCCATCGAGGCGGAACGGTACGTGTTCGTGGACTGA
- a CDS encoding nucleoside triphosphate pyrophosphohydrolase → MPTEYDKLVHDRIPEIIEGNDETPVTRRVEGAEYDAYLAEKLVEEATEFREARTDDDEDADAELADVLEVVETLLDWRDRSHVNRIRTAKASERGRFAEGIVLERVENEG, encoded by the coding sequence ATGCCCACCGAGTACGACAAACTCGTCCACGACCGCATCCCCGAGATAATCGAGGGGAACGACGAGACGCCGGTCACCCGGCGGGTCGAGGGCGCGGAGTACGACGCCTACCTCGCGGAGAAACTGGTCGAGGAAGCGACCGAGTTCCGCGAGGCCCGCACGGACGACGACGAGGACGCCGACGCCGAACTCGCGGACGTGCTGGAGGTCGTGGAGACGCTGCTCGACTGGCGGGACCGGTCGCACGTGAACCGGATTCGAACCGCCAAGGCGTCGGAGCGCGGTCGGTTCGCGGAGGGAATCGTGCTCGAACGGGTCGAGAACGAGGGGTAG
- a CDS encoding phosphatase PAP2 family protein, with protein sequence MRGVGLAGALAALPEPVVALAALLTQLGDAWFLYLGLTLLYWLGSDRLAVNPRRVGATLVALGLAALAVTTALKTLFLFPRPPGAAVATAPLWLPDLLGPAYENAATGESFGFPSGHAIGATMVYGGLAAFLDVWDRRTRWLAAGGVVVTVSLTRLVLGVHYLVDVLVGIAVGLVALAVLDRVARSGFQPRPDRAFFAAAVAGVCAMAVAFAGGHGTETLDAAIAAGGALGGYAVWRLRGTETAPVGPAAAALGGVLIGTPFLGAYGITVVGLPYVFGVVPDTTRYQLLAVLPLSFLAVALVVAWPTVVGRLGRPELAEPAGDG encoded by the coding sequence ATGCGCGGGGTCGGACTCGCCGGGGCGCTCGCGGCGCTGCCCGAGCCGGTCGTGGCACTCGCCGCGCTGCTCACACAGCTCGGCGACGCGTGGTTCCTCTATCTCGGCCTGACGCTGCTCTACTGGCTCGGTAGCGACCGGCTCGCGGTGAACCCGCGGCGGGTCGGCGCGACGCTCGTCGCGCTGGGGCTGGCGGCCCTCGCCGTGACGACCGCGCTGAAGACGCTCTTCCTGTTCCCGCGACCGCCCGGTGCCGCGGTGGCGACGGCGCCGCTGTGGCTCCCCGACCTCCTCGGCCCGGCCTACGAGAACGCGGCGACCGGCGAGAGCTTCGGCTTCCCGTCGGGCCACGCCATCGGCGCGACGATGGTGTACGGCGGGCTCGCGGCGTTCCTCGACGTGTGGGACCGCCGGACCCGCTGGCTCGCCGCGGGGGGCGTCGTCGTGACCGTCTCGCTCACGCGACTCGTGCTCGGCGTCCACTACCTCGTCGACGTCCTCGTCGGGATCGCGGTCGGACTCGTCGCGCTCGCGGTCCTCGACCGCGTCGCCAGGTCGGGGTTCCAGCCCCGGCCGGACCGCGCGTTCTTCGCGGCCGCCGTCGCCGGCGTCTGTGCGATGGCGGTCGCGTTCGCGGGCGGGCACGGAACCGAGACGCTGGACGCGGCCATCGCCGCCGGCGGCGCGCTCGGCGGCTACGCCGTCTGGCGGCTCCGTGGGACGGAGACGGCGCCCGTCGGCCCCGCGGCGGCCGCGCTCGGCGGGGTGCTCATCGGGACGCCGTTCCTCGGGGCGTACGGCATCACGGTCGTCGGCCTGCCGTACGTGTTCGGCGTCGTCCCCGACACGACCCGGTATCAGCTGCTCGCGGTGCTGCCGCTCTCGTTCCTGGCGGTCGCGCTGGTCGTCGCCTGGCCGACGGTCGTCGGCCGCCTGGGTCGGCCCGAGCTCGCGGAGCCGGCGGGCGACGGCTGA